CAGCGCCACGTGCGCTTGTGCTCAGCTGGACTTCGTTTGCACCAGCGTGTGTGTCGAAGCTCTTTTGAGCGATGACCTGGCCCATGGAGTTCATGAGCATTGCGGTTGCGTGGGTAGCCTTGCTTGCGTTGAATGTGGCGTAAACAGAACCCGGCTGCACGTTCACGAGCATCTTCGGGGCTGCGGTTGTGCTCGGCATGCAGATTCTGCTTGTGCCGCCTGCGATAGCGACGATCTTGCCAGATGCGGTACCTTCAAGCTGCGGTTTCTTATCGAAGTCATCGATGATTTCGGTAGAACCGTCGGCCTTGATGCCCTTGATATAGTCGATCGTGATCGTTCCAGAAACCTGAGTACCGTAGAGGTTGAGACCGATGGCGTTCACGGAAGTGAGGCCTGTGGGTTCAGTGCGGAAATCAGTCCACTTGACCTGGAAAGTCTGGAACGTGGAAACGTCGAGCTGCTGGTCTGCCTGTTCCATGACATTTGCGTCAAACCAGTCCCAGCTGCCGCCGGTCATCATGAAGAAGTCCATGGAGGTCCAGCCGTATTCGCCGCAATCCTTTGCTGCGTTGGTGCAAGGACCTGCAGAAGCGACTTCGCCCTTCATGCTGATTTCGAGACCGACGTACTTGGAGAGATCCTTGGCGGTGCCTGAGAGGTTGATGCGGAGTGTGCCGGTTTCGCTAGAGTCGGATGTTACGCTCTTGTAGGTCACTTCAATGCCCTTGCCGCCTGCGGTTTCAGGAACTTCGTTTTCGTTGACCAAGCTGTCGAGGTTGCTCTTGTTGTTGCCTTCCATGCCGTATGCCTTTTGCAATGCGTTCAAGACATCCGGGTCGAGAATGGAATAGGTGCCCTTTTGGCGGGTGATGATGGTCATGTTGCCATCGTTTTCTGCACCGGTGTCCCAAACGTAAGGAACGATGCCGTTTGCCTTGGCGTTCTTGGCGACTTCACCGTAGAAGAGGGCGCGGCCCTGCAAGTGGAGCTTGAGGTTTGCTGCGTCGGTAATTTGGCCGGTGCGCTTGATGGCGCCGAGTTCACCGATAATCACAGGAATGCCCTTATCGCAGAACATCGTCTTGAGTTCGCCGAATGCCTTTGCAATCTGGTTCGGAGTGCCGAGAGCGGAGTTGTCAATGCTCTTGCTGTAAACGTTCCAGCCCATGTTGTGTTCCTTGTCATTCGTGCTGGAAAGTCCGGTGTAGTAATAATACTGCTTGCCCCAATCTTCGTCGGCGGTCATGAGGGAGTACTGATACGGATAGTAGTGGACTTCGGCCATCATGTAGCCATCGCCAGCCGGGTCGGTCGGCCAGCTCGTGCTGAGCATCGGAGCGTTATCCATTTCGGTACGCGGAGCCTGCACAATCAAGGTACGGGTGTCGTTGTTGCCGCCTGCGCTACGCACAGAAGTGATGAATGCATCGTAGTAGCCCTTCAAAATCTGCATACGGGAGTTGTCGAATGCCCACTGACCGCTTGCGCCCCACGGGTCGTTCACGCCCGGTTCGTTGGCGCCTGCGAAGAGAAGGTGCTCATCGTAGTCCTTGAAGTATGTTGCAATCTGAGACCAGAATGCAGCCTGGCGTGCCTTGACTGTTGCGGAGGAGTTAGCGATGTCGCCGGAACCGCTACGCGGATTGGCGGTGCCTTCGTAAACGCGGTCTTCGAGCCAGCCTTCGTCCCAGTGAGAGTTCAAGACGACGTACATGCCTTCGGCAATGATCATGTCGACGACGTCCTTCACCTGCTTGAGCCAGTCGGCATCGATGGTCGGGCTGGTAAAGTCGGCGGCCTTGCCTACATGCTTGTAGGTGGAATTGTCGGCGGTGCCGCCGTTTGCGGCAATATCCTTGGCAAGAGCGTCAGAATGAGAGTACCAGGCGCAGGGAATACGCACAGTGTTGAAACCGGCTGCCTTGATGGCCTTGATGTAGCCTGCGGTCGGGAGCGGGTTGCCCCATGCTGTCGGATTTTCCGGCACTTCCATGGTGTTGCCGATATTATAACCCATGCCCATCGGTTCGACCAATGCGGTTGCCTTGGGGAGGGCGGCGAATGCTGATGCTGCCATGAGAAGCGAGCTGCATGCGATGCCAAAGGTATTCAATCTCATGTCTAAGACTCCTTGTTGAGACTTGTGATTGGGTGCCTTATTTTGTGAAATTTAAGTGATTTTAGAAATTTTTTGAGAACATACTTGAGCTTTGCTGCCCAATCT
Above is a window of Fibrobacter sp. UWB16 DNA encoding:
- a CDS encoding glycoside hydrolase family 5 protein is translated as MRLNTFGIACSSLLMAASAFAALPKATALVEPMGMGYNIGNTMEVPENPTAWGNPLPTAGYIKAIKAAGFNTVRIPCAWYSHSDALAKDIAANGGTADNSTYKHVGKAADFTSPTIDADWLKQVKDVVDMIIAEGMYVVLNSHWDEGWLEDRVYEGTANPRSGSGDIANSSATVKARQAAFWSQIATYFKDYDEHLLFAGANEPGVNDPWGASGQWAFDNSRMQILKGYYDAFITSVRSAGGNNDTRTLIVQAPRTEMDNAPMLSTSWPTDPAGDGYMMAEVHYYPYQYSLMTADEDWGKQYYYYTGLSSTNDKEHNMGWNVYSKSIDNSALGTPNQIAKAFGELKTMFCDKGIPVIIGELGAIKRTGQITDAANLKLHLQGRALFYGEVAKNAKANGIVPYVWDTGAENDGNMTIITRQKGTYSILDPDVLNALQKAYGMEGNNKSNLDSLVNENEVPETAGGKGIEVTYKSVTSDSSETGTLRINLSGTAKDLSKYVGLEISMKGEVASAGPCTNAAKDCGEYGWTSMDFFMMTGGSWDWFDANVMEQADQQLDVSTFQTFQVKWTDFRTEPTGLTSVNAIGLNLYGTQVSGTITIDYIKGIKADGSTEIIDDFDKKPQLEGTASGKIVAIAGGTSRICMPSTTAAPKMLVNVQPGSVYATFNASKATHATAMLMNSMGQVIAQKSFDTHAGANEVQLSTSARGAAVLIVKIGSQKSVKQIKLR